The following DNA comes from Candidatus Ozemobacteraceae bacterium.
AGCCGAGCGGCAGAGTGTCGAGATGTTTTCGCTTTTCCGGATACAGGAATTCGACGTCGCTCCTGCCGACGATCTGCGACGTTCGCGCCCTGATCATTTCGTCATACGATTCGACGAGGCGATGAACCGGCGAATCCAGCGGCACGGTGATGGAGGCGGTGACCGGGATCAGCCTGCCCTCCGCGCCGGTGACGGTTCTGTCGTCGGCCAGCCGCAGATCGAGGCGGCCGAGAAAGACGCCCCATTTGAAGGCCTGGACGACAACGGTCCCGGCTCCCTTGCCCGTCGACGGGGGCACGACCGTCGGCTCGCTCCTGACGACGGTCGGCGTTTCGAGGTAGGTGTTCGTGTGGCCGCCGATGATCACGTCGATGCCCGAAACCTGCGAGGCGAGAGCCAGGTCATGCTCGTAGCCGGAATGCGAGAGGAGGACGAACAGGTCGGTGCGTGGTCCGAGCTCCGCGACCAGCGATGCGACCGCGGAAGCCGGCTCGATCAGGCGCATCCCGGCGCGGTTCGTCACCGAGATCACATCCCATGCGGCATTGCCGATGACGCCTGCAACGCCGATGGAAAGCCCGTTTCGCTCGATGATCCGGTAAGGCGGGAAGACGAGGGCGCCGCTCGAGGCGTTCACGACGTTCGCGCACAGGAGCGGAAACGAGGCGTGCCTGTACTGTTCGAGGAGGTTCCCGAGACCGTCGTCGAATTCGTGATTGCCGAGGGTCGTCGCATCGTATCCGCACAGGGAGTAGGCTTCGAGGTCCGTTTTTCCCTTGAAATACGAGTAGAACGGCGTTCCCTGGAAAATGTCGCCGCCGTCGAGCAGCAGCACGCACGACTCGCTCGCCCGGATCGACCGGATGAGTTCGTGCCTGCGCGCAATGCCGCCGACCTGCTTCCCGAAGTCGGGTATGTCGGCCGGCAGCAGGTGCGAGTGATGGTCGTTCGTGTAAAGAATCGTCACCGTCTTTCCTTCCGCGAATGCGTCTGACGCAATTCCGAAGACGGCAAAAATATATACTATAAAAAATATAAAAGGCGATTTCCGGGTGGAAACGGTTGCCATCGGGTTCTCCCCTTCCGGATGATGACGAAGTATACCACACGACCGCGTCGGGTCGCGAACCCGCCGGTCGAATTTCCAATCGCGCGGGGACGTCGGATGTGATACCCTGATCTTGCACCGCAACGGATTCCATCTCTCGAACGAGGCACGTGT
Coding sequences within:
- a CDS encoding bifunctional UDP-sugar hydrolase/5'-nucleotidase — protein: MATVSTRKSPFIFFIVYIFAVFGIASDAFAEGKTVTILYTNDHHSHLLPADIPDFGKQVGGIARRHELIRSIRASESCVLLLDGGDIFQGTPFYSYFKGKTDLEAYSLCGYDATTLGNHEFDDGLGNLLEQYRHASFPLLCANVVNASSGALVFPPYRIIERNGLSIGVAGVIGNAAWDVISVTNRAGMRLIEPASAVASLVAELGPRTDLFVLLSHSGYEHDLALASQVSGIDVIIGGHTNTYLETPTVVRSEPTVVPPSTGKGAGTVVVQAFKWGVFLGRLDLRLADDRTVTGAEGRLIPVTASITVPLDSPVHRLVESYDEMIRARTSQIVGRSDVEFLYPEKRKHLDTLPLGSLVAQSLVEFTGADMAIVNSGCIREILPRGPITLGRIFSMLPFDNTVVTLTMDGRSLIAMFDYLCRHYGAISGFQYSGVTCTFDLENRVVTDLKIAGRPVEAGNTYRVATISYLSDGNQHGNVLFKDATNSKDDGYFYREAFLDYIRRHPVITMPAVPSPIRLVNADSFVPTYD